CGGGTGCGCGTCGCGGCGGAAGCCGTTGAAGAAGCGGGAGAGTTGATCGTGCACCATCGTGTGGCGGGTCACGGTCTTCTGGAACTCGGCGCGCTGCGCCGCGGTCGGCAGCTCGCCGAAGATCAGCAGATAGCAGGTCTCGAGGTAGTCGCTGTTCTCGGCGAGCTGTTCGATCGGGTAACCGCGGTAGTACAGATGGCCGAGGTCACCGTCGATGAAGGTGATCTTGGACTCGCAGCTGGCGGTCGCAAGAAAGCCCGGGTCGAAGGTGAACATGCCGGTCTTCGAGAAGGCTCTGATGTCGACGACGTCCGGGCCGAGGGTGCCTTCCAGCACCGGCAGCTCGAGCGCGTCCTGGCCCTCTTGGTAATTGAGCGTCACTTTGCGGTTGGTTTCCACAGCAATACTCCCAGTCAAGTTTTTGTGGTCTTTGTAATGTGGTGTTGTGCGTGTCCGCACCCCTGCCGCCTACAGACTGCGCAAGAGCGCGATCATCCCTTCGAGTTCCGCATCGTCGATATCGGCCTTGCCGTTTACCACGTCGAGGAAGTCGGTGTCGGGCAGCTCGAGAAGACGCTGATAGGCGGCAAGTTCCGCTGGCGTGAGCGAATCGAAGTGTGTCTCGAGTAACTTCGAGAGCACCAGATCCAGCTCGAGCAGGCCCCTACGCGAGCGCCAGCGAATCCGCTTGAGTTCTACGGGATCGAACTCGGTCATACCGCACGCTTGACCATCAGGTCCTTGATCTTGCCGATCGCCTTAGTCGGGTTAAGGTTTTTCGGGCAGACGTCCACGCAGTTCATGATGGTGTGGCAGCGGAACAGACGGTATGGGTCTTCCAGGTCATCCAGGCGTTCGCTGGTGGCGGTGTCGCGGGTGTCCGCGATGAAGCGGTAGGCGGCCAGGAGGCCGGCCGGACCCACGAACTTGTCCGGGTTCCACCAGAAAGAGGGGCAGGAAGTCGAACAGCACGCACAAAGGATACACTCATACAGACCATCAAGCTCCTTGCGATCCTCGGGCGACTGCAGCCGTTCGCGCTCGGGCGGCGGCGTGTCGTTGACGACGTAAGGCTTGATCGAGTGGTATTGCTTGAAAAACTGGGTCATGTCCACGATCAGGTCGCGGATCACCGGCAGACCCGGCAGCGGACGCAGTTCGATCGGCTGCTTCAGGTCCTTGATGTCGGTCAGGCAGGCCAGACCGTTCTTGCCGTTGATGTTCATCGCGTCGGAACCGCACACGCCTTCGCGGCATGAACGGCGGAACGACACGGTTTCGTCGGTTACCTTCAGCTTCACCAGCGCGTCGAGCAGCTTGCGGTCGGTCGCATCGACCTCGACGCTGATGTCCTGCATGTACGGTTTGGCGTCCTTGTCCGGGTCGTAGCGGTAGACACGGAACTTGATCGTTTGGGTCGTCATCGTCGTTCCCCTTAGTAGGAGCGGGTCTTGAGGGCGATCGTCTCGACGGTCAGCGGGGTCATGTTGACCGGCTTGTAGTCGAGGCGGTTGCCGTCACGGTGCCACAGGGTGTGCTTGAGCCAGTTCTTGTCGTCGCGGCCGTTCGGCGTGTCGGCGTTGTCCGGCGCGTCGTCGCGCACGTGGGCGCCGCGCGACTCGGTGCGGGCGTTGGCCGAGATCATCGTCGCCTTGGCGACCTCGATCAGGTTCTCGAGCTCGAGCGCCTCGACGCGCGCGGTGTTGAACACCTTCGACTTGTCGGCGATCTCGCAGGTCTTCACCAGCTGTTCGACTTCGAGGATCTTCTCGACCCCCTCGGCCAACATGTCCTTGAAGCGGAACACGCCGCAGTGCTTCTGCATCACCTGCTGCATCGCGCTGCGCGCTTCGTGCACGTTGGTGCCGTTCTTCTGCTCGTCCAGGCGCTTGACGCGGGCGACCGAGCGCTCGACGTCGGCCGTCGCCAGTTCCGGCAGCTCTTCCGGTTCGCTCTTGATGAAGTCGATCATCGAGTTGGCCGAGCTCTTGCCGAAGACCAGGAGGTCGAGCAGCGAATTGGTGCCGAGGCGGTTGGCGCCGTGCACCGATGCGCACGCGGCCTCGCCGGCGGCGTAGAAGCCCGGCACGGTCGCCTTGTCGTCGCCGTCCTTCGGCACCACGACCTCGCCCTTGTAGTTGGTCGGAATGCCGCCCATCTGGTAGTGGCAGGTCGGCACCACCGGGATCGGTGCCTGGATCGGGTCGATGCCGGCGAACTTGATCGAGATCTCGCGGATGCCCGGCAGCTTGGACATGATCACCTCCGGGTCGAGGTGAGTGATGTCGAGCAGCACGTGATCCTTGTTCGGGCCGCAGCCGCGGCCTTCGTTGATCTCGGTCACCATCGCGCGCGACACCACGTCGCGCGACGCCAGATCCTTGGCGTTCGGCGCGTAGCGTTCCATGAAGCGCTCGCCGTCGGCGTTGCGCAGGATGCCGCCTTCGCCGCGCACGCCTTCGGTGATCAGCACGCCCGCGCCGGCCACGCCGGTCGGGTGGAACTGCCAGAACTCCATGTCTTCGAGCGGGATGCCAGCGCGCGCCGCCATGCCCAGACCGTCGCCGGTGTTGATGAAGGCGTTGGTCGACGACGCGTAGATACGGCCGGCGCCGCCGGTGGCGAACAGCGTCGCCTTGGCCTGGAACACGACGATTTCCGACGTTTCCATTTCCATCGCGACCACGCCCTGCACGCGGCCTTCTTTGTCGCGCACCAGGTCGAGCGCCATCCACTCGACGAAGAAGTGGGTGTTGGCGCGCACGTTGCGCTGGTACAGCGCGTGCAGCATCGCGTGACCGGTCCGGTCGGCGGCGGCACAGGCGCGACGCACCGGCTTCTCGCCGAAGTTCGACATGTGGCCGCCGAACGGGCGCTGGTAGATGGTGCCGTCGGCGTTGCGGTCGAACGGCATACCGTAGTGCTCGAGCTCGACCACCACTTTCGGCGCCTCGCGGCACATGAATTCAATCGCGTCCTGGTCGCCCAGCCAGTCCGACCCCTTCACGGTGTCGTACATATGCCAGTGCCAGTGGTCCGGCTCGGAGTTGCCGAGGCTGGCGGACACGCCGCCCTGCGCGGCGACGGTGTGCGAACGCGTCGGGAACACCTTGGACAGCACGGCGGTCTTCAGACCGGCCTCGGACAACTGCAGCGCGGCGCGCATGCCGGCGCCGCCGGCGCCCACGATTACCGCATCGAAATGACGAACAGGTACGCTCATTGCAGCCCCCAGACGACTTTAACCGAGTAGATGAAACAGGACAGGAGCCACACGATGGTGAAGCTGTGCAGCGCGAGGCGCACGCCCACCGGCTGGACGTAGTCCATCCACACGTCGCGGATGCCCACCCAGACATGCAGGAACAAGGCGAGGAGCGTGGTCTGGGTCAGCACCTGCACCCAGGTCTGGCCGAAGAAGGCTTGCCACGCTTCGTAGCCGGCCGGAGCGGTCAACAGAAACAGGGCCAGCGCGAAGGTGTAGAGCGCCATGATCACGGCGGTCACGCGCTGCATGACCCAGTCGCGCAGGCCGTAGCGCGCGCCGACGACGATGCGGTTTACCATAGGAACACCCCCAGGACGACGGTCAGCGCCAGGCTCACGCCCAGCACGGCTTTGGCGGTCGCGCGGGCGGTTTCGAGCTCCAGCCCTTTGTGAATATCGAGAAACAGAAAGCGGATGCCGGCACAGAAATGATGCAGGTAGGCCCACATCAGGCCGAGCAGCACCAGCTTCATCAGCGGGTGTGCGACGACGGCGCGGTAGCTTTCGAAGGACTCGGCCGAACTCAAGGAGCCGGCGAGAAGGTAGATCAACAAGGGGAGAGAGAGGAACAGCGCCACCCCACTGACCCGGTGCAGGATCGAGACGATGCCCGGTACGGGCAGTCTGATCGTCATCAGGTCCAGGTGCTTCGGTCGTTGCTTCTGCATACTGGCTTCCTTGGACAAAAAATTACCAAGCGATTGAATCCGGCTCGTCTTGCAAGGACATGAAACCCGCAAAACCCTGGAGCCGCCTGAACGCCGCACCGGGACCTCCCGGGTGCGTCATCCAAAGCCGCCGCTGCCCCGCCCACACGGGAAACAGTCCGGCGGTGGATCTCGCCTGAACGGCCTTCGACCGGCCGTTCGTTTTTTCTTCATCAACTTATATAGGTTGCATCAGCGTTCGCCGCGCCCCCTCATGTTCTATCCGCGCAGCTGGGTATACGCCACCTGCTGGGTCAGGCAGTAGCGCATCCGCCACTCGACCGGGTCGCCCTCGATCGAGGTCGACAAACGGGTCACCGCCAGCACCGGGGTATCGGCCGCCACCATCAGCAGCTGGGCGTCCTCCCGGTTCAGCGCGGAGATCCGCATCTGTTCCATCACCGTTTTCGGTCGCACGCCGAACCGGCGCTGCAATGCAGCATAGACGCCGCCCGCCTGGCGCAACCAGCGCGCCTCCAGCCCTTCGAAGCGGTCGGCCGGCAGGTAGGCATCGTCCAGCGCGACCGGCTGTCCGCCGAGCCGCCACAGCTGGCGGACCCGGATCATCGGCACCAGACGGCGCAGGCCCATCAGCTCGGACACTTCTTCCGGCGCGTTGGACTTCCAGCAGCCCAGCAACTCTTGCATAAGACTTTCCTGGCGCCCCGACAGCGTGCCTATCGTCTGCAAGCGTGCTTCGCCCCAGTCGCTCGCCGCTTCGGCGACGAAGGTGCCGCGGCCCTGCTGGCGGTACAAAACGCCCTCTGCGACCAGTTCTGTCAACGCCTTGCGGACGGTCCCCTGGCTGACCGACAACTCCTCGGCCAACTCCCACTCGCTCGGGAGCGCCGCGTTTTCTTGCCACTCCCCCTCGGCGATCCGGCGCAAGAGTAGCTGCTTGATCTGCTCGTATAGGGGTTGGCGGCGGAGCTTGTTGCTGGTCATGGCCGACTTTTTACCATCATTGGCCGCAAGGCGTAAACAAAGTCTTATATAAGACATATATATGGATAACCCTAGGTCGCAAAAGGCATTTGCGGCGGCGCAACATCGCCAAAACGCGTGTTACACTCGAAGCACAACACGACCCGTCTGTTGTTCCATAAGGGCAACCTAGCGAAAGGAGAACGCCACGATGAAAGCCCCCGTACGCGTTGCAGTGACCGGTGCCGCCGGTCAAATCGGTTACAGCCTGTTGTTCCGCATTGCCAGCGGCGAAATGCTCGGCAAAGACCAACCGGTGATCCTGCAACTCTTGGATCTGCCGCAGGCCCAGGCCGCCGTCAAAGGCGTGATGATGGAACTGGAAGACTGCGCCTTCCCGCTCCTGGCCGGCATGCTCGCGACCGACGACCCGAACGTGGCGTTCAAGGACGTGCAGTACGCCCTCCTCGTCGGCGCCCGCCCGCGCAGCAAGGGTATGGAACGCAAGGACCTCTTGGAAGCCAACGGCGCCATCTTCACCGTGCAGGGCAAGGCGCTGAACGACCACGCCGACCGCAACGTCAAGGTGCTGGTGGTCGGCAACCCGGCCAACACCAACGCGTGGATCGCGATGAAGAGCGCGCCGGACCTGAATCCGAACAACTTCACCGCGATGTTGCGTCTGGACCACAACCGCGCGCTGTCGCAGCTGGCCGCCAAGACCGGCAAGCCGGTCGCCGACATCGAGAACCTCGCGGTGTGGGGCAACCACAGCCCGACCATGTACGCCGACTACCGCTTCGCCACCATCGACGGCGAAGCCGTGAAAGCGCTGATCAACGACGAAGCGTGGAACCGCGACGTGTTCCTGCCGACCGTCGGCAAGCGCGGCGCCGCCATCATCGAAGCGCGCGGCCTGTCGTCGGCCGCGTCGGCCGCCAACGCCGCGATCGACCACATCCACGACTGGGCGCTCGGTTCGAACGGCAAGTGGGTGACGATGGGCATCCCGTCCGACGGCTCCTACGGCATCCCGGAAGGCGTCATGTACGGCTTCCCGGTAGTGTGCGAAAATGGCGAGTACAAGATCGTGCAGGGCCTGGAAATCGACGAGTTCAGCCGTGAGCGCATGAACTTCACCCTCGCCGAGCTCGAAGAGGAACGCGCCGCGGTCGTTCACCTGTTCGGCTAAGCGATACGTCGCCGGCCACGCAAAAGCGCACCCCCCGGTGCGCTTTTGCATTTGTTCTGGCCGCTGCCGATGCGCGGTTCGAGACTCATAAAGAAGAGCCGCGCCCCGACAGCCGCCCGGCACGCACGCATATCTATTGTTGATTGGAGAATCCCATGATCGAAGCCGAAGTGCTCAACCAGACCGACGCGACCCTCAACGACCTGGCTCATCGCAGCCAGGACATTCGGGGGTATCTTTGACTACGCCGGCAAAAAGGACCGGCTGGAAGAAGTCTCGCGCCTGACCGAAGACCCGGACATCTGGAACGAACCGAAAAAGGCGCAGGAACTCGGCCGCGAGAAGAAGCAGCTCGAGGACGTGGTGCTGGTGCTCGACGAGATCGGCCAGACGCTGAACGATAGCGGCGACCTGTTGGAAATGGCGAAGGAAGAAGACGACCTCGAGATGCTCGAAGCGGTGCAGGCCGACCTCGCCGCCGTCGAGACCCGCCTCGCGCAGCTCGAATTCCGCCGCATGTTCAACCACCCGATGGACCCGAACAACTGCTTCATCGACATCCAGGCCGGCGCCGGCGGCACCGAGGCGCAGGACTGGGCCGGCATGCTGCTGCGCATGTACCTGCGCTACGCCGAGCGCAAGGGCTTCAAGGTCGAAGTGCTCGAGGAATCGGAAGGCGAAGTCGCCGGCATCTCGAGCGCGACGATCAAGGTCGACGGCGAATACGCATTCGGCCTGATGCGTACCGAGACCGGCGTGCACCGCCTGGTTCGCGTGTCGCCGTACGACTCTAACGCGCGCCGCCACACCTCGTTCGCGTCGGTGTTCGTGTACCCGGAGGTCGACGACTCGATCGAGATCGACATCAACCCGGCCGACCTGCGCGTCGACACCTACCGCGCGTCGGGTGCCGGCGGTCAGCACATCAACAAGACCGACTCGGCGGTGCGCCTCACGCATAACCCGACCGGCATCGTCGTGCAGTGCCAGAGCGACCGCTCGCAGCACCGCAACCGCGACGAGGCGATGAATATGCTGCGCGCCAAGCTGTTCGAGCTGGAAATGAAGAAGCGCAACGAGGCCAAGCAGGCGCTGGAAGACACCAAGACCGACGTGGGCTGGGGCCACCAGATCCGCTCCTACGTGTTCGACCAGAGCCGCATCAAGGACCTCAGGACCAGCTTTGAAGTCGGCAACATCAAGGGCGTGATGGACGGCGACCTCGACGGCTTCATCGAAGCCAGCCTCAAGCAGGGCGTGTAA
This DNA window, taken from Crenobacter cavernae, encodes the following:
- a CDS encoding succinate dehydrogenase assembly factor 2 — protein: MTEFDPVELKRIRWRSRRGLLELDLVLSKLLETHFDSLTPAELAAYQRLLELPDTDFLDVVNGKADIDDAELEGMIALLRSL
- a CDS encoding succinate dehydrogenase iron-sulfur subunit; the encoded protein is MTTQTIKFRVYRYDPDKDAKPYMQDISVEVDATDRKLLDALVKLKVTDETVSFRRSCREGVCGSDAMNINGKNGLACLTDIKDLKQPIELRPLPGLPVIRDLIVDMTQFFKQYHSIKPYVVNDTPPPERERLQSPEDRKELDGLYECILCACCSTSCPSFWWNPDKFVGPAGLLAAYRFIADTRDTATSERLDDLEDPYRLFRCHTIMNCVDVCPKNLNPTKAIGKIKDLMVKRAV
- the sdhA gene encoding succinate dehydrogenase flavoprotein subunit, producing the protein MSVPVRHFDAVIVGAGGAGMRAALQLSEAGLKTAVLSKVFPTRSHTVAAQGGVSASLGNSEPDHWHWHMYDTVKGSDWLGDQDAIEFMCREAPKVVVELEHYGMPFDRNADGTIYQRPFGGHMSNFGEKPVRRACAAADRTGHAMLHALYQRNVRANTHFFVEWMALDLVRDKEGRVQGVVAMEMETSEIVVFQAKATLFATGGAGRIYASSTNAFINTGDGLGMAARAGIPLEDMEFWQFHPTGVAGAGVLITEGVRGEGGILRNADGERFMERYAPNAKDLASRDVVSRAMVTEINEGRGCGPNKDHVLLDITHLDPEVIMSKLPGIREISIKFAGIDPIQAPIPVVPTCHYQMGGIPTNYKGEVVVPKDGDDKATVPGFYAAGEAACASVHGANRLGTNSLLDLLVFGKSSANSMIDFIKSEPEELPELATADVERSVARVKRLDEQKNGTNVHEARSAMQQVMQKHCGVFRFKDMLAEGVEKILEVEQLVKTCEIADKSKVFNTARVEALELENLIEVAKATMISANARTESRGAHVRDDAPDNADTPNGRDDKNWLKHTLWHRDGNRLDYKPVNMTPLTVETIALKTRSY
- the sdhD gene encoding succinate dehydrogenase, hydrophobic membrane anchor protein codes for the protein MVNRIVVGARYGLRDWVMQRVTAVIMALYTFALALFLLTAPAGYEAWQAFFGQTWVQVLTQTTLLALFLHVWVGIRDVWMDYVQPVGVRLALHSFTIVWLLSCFIYSVKVVWGLQ
- the sdhC gene encoding succinate dehydrogenase, cytochrome b556 subunit, yielding MQKQRPKHLDLMTIRLPVPGIVSILHRVSGVALFLSLPLLIYLLAGSLSSAESFESYRAVVAHPLMKLVLLGLMWAYLHHFCAGIRFLFLDIHKGLELETARATAKAVLGVSLALTVVLGVFLW
- a CDS encoding GntR family transcriptional regulator; translation: MTSNKLRRQPLYEQIKQLLLRRIAEGEWQENAALPSEWELAEELSVSQGTVRKALTELVAEGVLYRQQGRGTFVAEAASDWGEARLQTIGTLSGRQESLMQELLGCWKSNAPEEVSELMGLRRLVPMIRVRQLWRLGGQPVALDDAYLPADRFEGLEARWLRQAGGVYAALQRRFGVRPKTVMEQMRISALNREDAQLLMVAADTPVLAVTRLSTSIEGDPVEWRMRYCLTQQVAYTQLRG
- a CDS encoding malate dehydrogenase; the protein is MKAPVRVAVTGAAGQIGYSLLFRIASGEMLGKDQPVILQLLDLPQAQAAVKGVMMELEDCAFPLLAGMLATDDPNVAFKDVQYALLVGARPRSKGMERKDLLEANGAIFTVQGKALNDHADRNVKVLVVGNPANTNAWIAMKSAPDLNPNNFTAMLRLDHNRALSQLAAKTGKPVADIENLAVWGNHSPTMYADYRFATIDGEAVKALINDEAWNRDVFLPTVGKRGAAIIEARGLSSAASAANAAIDHIHDWALGSNGKWVTMGIPSDGSYGIPEGVMYGFPVVCENGEYKIVQGLEIDEFSRERMNFTLAELEEERAAVVHLFG
- the prfB gene encoding peptide chain release factor 2 (programmed frameshift) yields the protein MEAEVLNQTDATLNDLAHRSQDIRGYLDYAGKKDRLEEVSRLTEDPDIWNEPKKAQELGREKKQLEDVVLVLDEIGQTLNDSGDLLEMAKEEDDLEMLEAVQADLAAVETRLAQLEFRRMFNHPMDPNNCFIDIQAGAGGTEAQDWAGMLLRMYLRYAERKGFKVEVLEESEGEVAGISSATIKVDGEYAFGLMRTETGVHRLVRVSPYDSNARRHTSFASVFVYPEVDDSIEIDINPADLRVDTYRASGAGGQHINKTDSAVRLTHNPTGIVVQCQSDRSQHRNRDEAMNMLRAKLFELEMKKRNEAKQALEDTKTDVGWGHQIRSYVFDQSRIKDLRTSFEVGNIKGVMDGDLDGFIEASLKQGV